A genomic segment from Bradyrhizobium sp. ISRA430 encodes:
- the truB gene encoding tRNA pseudouridine(55) synthase TruB produces the protein MTMDPAHGTIGGEEPDTRDVQKNNFGDTQPHQEPRRVNNDPRAKQQKGNQPRRDRRDVHGWVVLDKPIGMTSTQAVAVLKRLFQAKRAGHAGTLDPLASGGLPIALGEATKTVPFVMDGRKRYRFTVCWGEERDTDDIEGRVTATSDLRPTREAIEALLPRFTGVIEQIPPRYSAIKVQGERAYDLARDGEVVELAPRPVEIHHLSLVDQPDSDRAVFEAECGKGTYVRALARDMGRILGTYGHICALRRTLVGPFGENDMIPLDQLEALCHRAASGEGSLADALLPVETALDDIPALAVTRADAARLHRGQAVVLRGRDAPNCSGTVYVTVAGRLLALAEVGNGEIIPKRVFNLTGLTASTGRNERN, from the coding sequence ATGACGATGGACCCGGCTCACGGCACGATCGGCGGCGAAGAGCCTGATACCCGCGACGTGCAGAAAAATAATTTCGGCGACACGCAGCCGCACCAGGAGCCGCGCCGCGTCAACAATGATCCGCGCGCCAAGCAGCAGAAGGGCAACCAGCCGCGCCGCGACCGGCGCGACGTCCATGGTTGGGTCGTGCTCGACAAGCCGATCGGCATGACGTCGACCCAGGCCGTCGCCGTGCTCAAGCGCCTTTTCCAGGCCAAGCGCGCCGGCCACGCCGGCACCCTCGACCCGCTCGCCTCCGGCGGCCTGCCGATCGCACTCGGCGAGGCGACCAAGACGGTTCCCTTCGTCATGGACGGCCGCAAGCGCTACCGCTTCACCGTGTGCTGGGGCGAGGAGCGCGACACCGATGACATCGAGGGCCGGGTGACCGCGACCTCCGACCTGCGCCCGACCCGGGAGGCGATCGAAGCGCTTCTCCCGCGCTTCACCGGGGTGATCGAGCAGATCCCGCCGCGTTATTCCGCGATCAAGGTCCAGGGCGAGCGCGCCTATGACCTGGCGCGCGACGGCGAGGTCGTGGAGCTGGCCCCCCGGCCAGTCGAGATTCACCATTTATCCCTTGTAGATCAACCAGATAGCGATCGAGCGGTATTCGAGGCCGAGTGTGGCAAGGGCACCTATGTCCGCGCGCTCGCCCGGGATATGGGCCGGATTCTCGGCACTTACGGCCATATCTGCGCGCTGCGGCGGACCCTGGTCGGCCCATTTGGCGAGAACGACATGATTCCGCTGGATCAGTTGGAGGCTTTGTGCCATAGAGCCGCGTCCGGCGAGGGCAGCCTCGCCGACGCGCTTTTGCCCGTTGAGACCGCGCTGGACGACATCCCGGCACTGGCCGTCACTCGGGCTGATGCGGCAAGGCTCCACCGGGGCCAGGCCGTTGTGTTGCGCGGACGGGATGCGCCCAATTGTAGCGGCACAGTCTATGTCACGGTGGCAGGCCGGCTTCTCGCGCTTGCCGAAGTCGGCAATGGCGAAATCATCCCCAAGCGTGTGTTCAACCTGACCGGCCTGACTGCCAGCACCGGTCGCAACGAGAGAAATTGA
- a CDS encoding GNAT family N-acetyltransferase, which produces MSHPIIRPARADEYDEIGRVWMESWVSTGLAEASNFLLANLRARVRREIEGGWSLFVADDHGTIAAMLALHLPKRYLDMLFVAPAYQGRSLGRRLLAFTRTQMPDEMYLRCVRENEKAWRWYEREGFVFEKEEIEPSNGFMMKYYRWTNKGNAP; this is translated from the coding sequence ATGTCGCATCCGATCATCCGCCCCGCCCGCGCCGACGAATATGATGAGATCGGCCGTGTCTGGATGGAGAGCTGGGTCTCGACGGGGCTTGCCGAGGCGAGCAACTTCCTGCTGGCAAACTTGCGCGCGCGCGTCCGGCGCGAGATCGAAGGTGGCTGGAGCCTGTTTGTTGCCGATGATCACGGCACGATCGCCGCGATGCTGGCGCTGCATCTGCCCAAACGTTATCTCGACATGCTTTTCGTCGCGCCCGCCTATCAGGGCCGATCGCTCGGCCGGCGATTGCTCGCCTTCACGCGAACGCAAATGCCGGATGAAATGTACCTGCGCTGCGTGCGTGAGAACGAGAAAGCCTGGCGCTGGTACGAGCGCGAAGGTTTTGTGTTCGAGAAGGAAGAGATCGAGCCATCGAACGGCTTCATGATGAAGTATTACCGGTGGACAAACAAAGGAAACGCACCATGA
- the infB gene encoding translation initiation factor IF-2, with translation MVDTKTPGDKKLSVPSKTLSLKPRVETGTVRQSFSHGRSKQVVVEKRGKRRIGDGGPEPQAPEVAKPAAAAPAPSRPAPPPAQPRNAGSGVVLRTLTEDERSARASALADAKLREVEERRQAEEEAQRRAVREAAERAEREAAEARRKAEEERHRHEDEAKRKAETEAKKRFGEGEQPQSAARTATAAPATPAPRPGAATARPTASAARPATTAQRPAGPAGRAPAIAAGPDEDEGPRQIRRGPGGAVRPAAAPKTTHKPGPQKERGRLTVVTALNADDVRERSIASFRRRTQRLKGHASNEPKEKLIREVTIPEAITIQELANRMSERAVDVIRMLMKQGAMHKITDVIDADTAQLIAEELGHTVKRVAASDVEEGLFDVVDDSTDTEPRSPVVTVMGHVDHGKTSLLDALRHANVVSGEAGGITQHIGAYQVSSPETGKKITFIDTPGHAAFTAMRARGAKVTDIVVLVVAADDGVMPQTVEAINHAKAANVPIIVAINKIDKPDAKPERVRTELLQHEVQVETFGGEVVDVEVSAKNKTNLDKLLEMIALQAEILDLKTNSHRPAEGTVIEAKLDRGRGPVATVLVQRGTLRVGDIIVAGAEMGRVRALISDQGETVQEAGPSVPVEVLGFNGPPEAGDRLAVVENEARARQITSYRAHQKRENAAASISGMRGSLEQMMSQLKTAGRKEFPLIVKADVQGSLEAILGSLEKLGTDEVAARILHAGVGGISESDVTLAEGFNAAIIGFSVRANKEAAAAAKRNGIEIRYYNIIYDLVDDVKKAMSGLLAPTLRETMLGNAEILEIFNISKVGKVAGCRVTDGTVERGANVRLIRDNVVVHEGKLSTLKRFKDEVKEVQSGQECGMAFENYHDMRAGDVIECYRVETIQRSL, from the coding sequence ATGGTTGATACCAAGACCCCTGGCGACAAGAAGCTGAGCGTTCCGAGCAAGACGCTATCGCTCAAGCCGCGCGTCGAAACGGGTACCGTGCGCCAGAGCTTCAGCCATGGCCGGAGCAAGCAGGTCGTGGTCGAGAAGCGCGGCAAGCGCCGCATCGGCGACGGCGGCCCCGAGCCGCAGGCCCCCGAGGTTGCGAAGCCGGCAGCGGCTGCGCCCGCTCCTTCGCGCCCGGCCCCGCCGCCCGCCCAGCCGCGCAATGCCGGTTCCGGTGTGGTGCTGCGTACGCTGACCGAGGACGAACGTTCCGCCCGCGCCAGCGCGCTGGCCGATGCCAAGCTGCGCGAGGTCGAGGAACGCCGCCAGGCCGAGGAAGAGGCCCAGCGCCGCGCCGTTCGCGAGGCTGCCGAACGCGCTGAGCGCGAAGCCGCCGAAGCCCGCCGCAAGGCCGAGGAAGAGCGCCATCGTCACGAGGACGAAGCCAAGCGCAAGGCCGAAACCGAGGCCAAGAAGCGTTTTGGCGAAGGTGAGCAGCCGCAATCGGCCGCGCGTACCGCGACGGCGGCACCGGCCACTCCTGCGCCGCGTCCCGGCGCAGCCACCGCGCGGCCGACGGCCTCTGCGGCCCGGCCCGCGACGACCGCACAGCGGCCGGCCGGCCCTGCGGGTCGCGCACCCGCGATCGCGGCCGGACCGGACGAGGACGAGGGTCCACGCCAGATCCGTCGCGGTCCCGGCGGCGCCGTGCGCCCTGCGGCAGCCCCCAAGACCACGCACAAACCAGGTCCGCAGAAGGAGCGCGGCCGCCTGACCGTCGTCACCGCGCTCAATGCCGACGACGTGCGCGAGCGTTCGATCGCCTCGTTCCGCCGCCGCACCCAGCGCCTCAAGGGCCATGCCTCGAACGAGCCGAAGGAAAAGCTCATCCGCGAAGTGACGATTCCGGAAGCGATCACCATTCAGGAACTCGCCAACCGCATGTCCGAGCGCGCGGTCGACGTCATCCGCATGCTGATGAAGCAGGGCGCGATGCACAAGATCACCGACGTGATCGACGCCGACACCGCGCAGCTCATCGCCGAAGAGCTCGGCCACACCGTGAAGCGTGTTGCCGCCTCCGACGTTGAAGAAGGCCTGTTCGACGTCGTCGACGATTCCACCGATACCGAGCCGCGTTCGCCGGTCGTGACCGTGATGGGTCACGTCGACCACGGCAAGACCTCGCTGCTCGACGCGCTCCGCCATGCCAATGTGGTCTCGGGCGAAGCCGGCGGTATCACCCAGCACATCGGCGCCTATCAGGTGTCTTCGCCTGAAACCGGCAAGAAGATCACCTTCATCGACACGCCCGGCCACGCCGCGTTCACCGCGATGCGCGCCCGCGGCGCCAAGGTGACCGATATCGTCGTGCTGGTGGTCGCGGCCGATGACGGCGTGATGCCGCAGACGGTCGAAGCCATCAACCACGCCAAGGCGGCGAACGTGCCGATCATCGTCGCCATCAACAAGATCGACAAGCCCGACGCCAAGCCGGAGCGCGTGCGCACCGAGCTGCTCCAGCATGAAGTACAGGTCGAAACGTTCGGCGGCGAAGTCGTCGACGTCGAGGTCTCCGCCAAGAACAAGACCAATCTCGACAAGCTGCTCGAGATGATCGCGCTGCAGGCCGAAATCCTCGACCTGAAGACCAATTCGCATCGCCCGGCCGAAGGCACCGTGATCGAGGCCAAGCTCGACCGCGGCCGCGGCCCGGTCGCGACCGTGCTGGTTCAGCGCGGCACGCTTCGTGTCGGCGACATCATCGTCGCCGGTGCCGAAATGGGCCGCGTCCGCGCGCTGATCTCCGATCAGGGCGAGACGGTGCAGGAAGCCGGCCCCTCGGTGCCGGTCGAAGTGCTCGGCTTCAACGGCCCGCCGGAGGCCGGCGATCGCCTCGCGGTGGTCGAGAACGAAGCCCGCGCCCGCCAGATCACCAGCTACCGTGCGCATCAGAAGCGCGAGAACGCGGCAGCCTCGATCTCCGGCATGCGCGGCTCGCTCGAGCAGATGATGTCGCAGTTGAAGACGGCGGGCCGCAAGGAATTCCCGCTGATCGTCAAGGCCGACGTGCAGGGCTCGCTGGAAGCGATCCTCGGCTCGCTGGAGAAGCTCGGCACCGACGAAGTCGCAGCCCGCATCCTGCATGCCGGCGTCGGCGGCATCTCGGAGTCCGACGTGACGCTCGCGGAGGGTTTCAACGCCGCGATCATCGGCTTCTCGGTTCGTGCCAACAAGGAGGCGGCCGCGGCCGCCAAGCGCAACGGCATCGAGATCCGCTACTACAACATCATCTACGACCTCGTGGACGACGTGAAGAAGGCGATGAGCGGCCTGCTCGCGCCGACCCTGCGCGAAACCATGCTGGGCAATGCCGAGATCCTGGAGATCTTCAACATCTCCAAGGTCGGCAAGGTCGCCGGCTGCCGCGTCACCGACGGCACTGTGGAACGCGGCGCCAATGTGCGCCTGATCCGCGACAACGTCGTCGTGCACGAAGGCAAGCTGTCGACGCTGAAGCGCTTCAAGGATGAAGTGAAGGAAGTCCAGTCCGGCCAGGAATGCGGCATGGCCTTCGAGAACTATCACGACATGCGTGCCGGTGACGTGATCGAGTGTTATCGAGTGGAGACGATCCAGCGCTCCCTGTAA
- the pnp gene encoding polyribonucleotide nucleotidyltransferase produces MFTKHSVEIDWGGRPLKLETGKIARQADGAVIASYGETVVLATVVAAKSPREGVDFLPLTVDYQEKAYAAGRIPGGYFKREGRPTEKETLVSRLIDRPIRPLFVDGWRNETQVIVTTLSHDMENDPDILAMVAASAALTLSGAPFKGPIGAARVGFANDEYILNPTLDEMTDTQLDLVVAGTADAVLMVESEAKELNEDIMLGAVMFGHRHFQPVINAIIELAEKAAKEPREVTAIDNSAIEKEMLGLIEQELRTAYAIPVKQERYAAVGAAKEKVLAHFFPEGQEPKYDKLRVADVFKELEAKIVRWNILDTGKRIDGRDVKTVRNIVAEVGVLPRAHGSALFTRGETQAMVVTTLGTGEDEQYIDALSGTYKETFLLHYNFPPYSVGETGRLGGTKRREIGHGKLAWRAIHPVLPPHHEFPYTIRVVSEITESNGSSSMASVCGASLALMDAGVPLKRPTAGIAMGLILEDKRFAVLSDILGDEDHLGDMDFKVAGTDQGITSLQMDIKIEGITEEIMRVALGQAKEGRIHILGEMAKALTAARAELGEYAPRIETFKIPTDKIREVIGTGGKVIREIVEKTGAKVNIEDDGTVKVASSDGEAMKAAIKWIKSIASEPEVGQIYDGTVVKVMEFGAFVNFFGSKDGLVHISQLAANRVQKTTDVVKEGDKVKVKLLGFDDRGKTRLSMKVVDQTTGEDLEAKQKAAEGQQAPREAAGE; encoded by the coding sequence ATGTTCACTAAGCATTCAGTCGAGATCGACTGGGGCGGACGCCCTCTCAAGCTTGAAACCGGCAAGATCGCACGCCAGGCCGACGGTGCCGTCATCGCGAGCTACGGCGAGACCGTGGTGCTCGCCACCGTCGTTGCAGCGAAGTCGCCGCGCGAAGGCGTCGACTTCCTGCCGCTGACCGTCGATTACCAGGAGAAGGCCTACGCTGCGGGGCGCATTCCCGGCGGCTATTTCAAGCGCGAGGGCCGTCCGACCGAGAAGGAGACGCTGGTCTCCCGCCTGATCGACCGTCCGATTCGCCCGCTGTTCGTCGACGGCTGGCGCAACGAGACCCAGGTGATCGTCACCACGCTCTCGCATGACATGGAAAACGATCCCGACATTCTGGCGATGGTCGCGGCCTCCGCCGCGCTGACGCTCTCCGGCGCGCCGTTCAAGGGCCCGATCGGCGCGGCCCGCGTCGGCTTCGCCAATGATGAGTACATCCTCAACCCGACCCTCGACGAGATGACCGACACCCAGCTCGATCTCGTCGTCGCCGGCACTGCGGATGCCGTGCTGATGGTGGAATCGGAGGCCAAGGAGCTCAACGAGGACATCATGCTCGGCGCGGTGATGTTCGGTCACCGTCACTTCCAGCCGGTGATCAACGCGATCATCGAGCTCGCCGAGAAGGCCGCGAAGGAGCCGCGCGAGGTCACCGCGATCGACAATTCGGCGATCGAGAAGGAGATGCTCGGCCTGATCGAGCAGGAGCTGCGCACGGCTTACGCGATCCCGGTGAAGCAGGAGCGCTACGCCGCCGTCGGCGCCGCCAAGGAAAAGGTGCTGGCGCACTTCTTCCCGGAAGGGCAGGAGCCGAAATACGACAAGCTGCGCGTCGCCGACGTGTTCAAGGAGCTGGAGGCGAAGATCGTTCGCTGGAACATCCTCGACACCGGCAAGCGCATCGACGGCCGCGACGTCAAGACCGTGCGCAACATCGTCGCCGAAGTCGGCGTGCTGCCGCGCGCCCACGGCTCGGCGCTGTTCACCCGCGGTGAGACCCAGGCGATGGTCGTGACCACGCTCGGCACCGGCGAGGACGAGCAGTACATCGACGCGCTGTCGGGGACGTACAAGGAAACGTTCCTGCTGCACTACAACTTCCCGCCCTACTCGGTCGGCGAGACGGGCCGCCTCGGCGGCACCAAGCGTCGCGAGATCGGCCACGGCAAGCTCGCCTGGCGCGCGATCCACCCGGTGCTGCCGCCGCATCACGAGTTCCCCTACACGATCCGCGTGGTCTCGGAGATCACCGAGTCCAACGGCTCGTCCTCGATGGCCTCGGTCTGCGGCGCCTCGCTCGCGCTCATGGATGCCGGCGTGCCGTTGAAGCGGCCGACCGCGGGCATCGCGATGGGTCTGATCCTCGAGGACAAGCGCTTTGCGGTTCTGTCGGACATCCTCGGTGACGAGGATCATCTCGGCGACATGGACTTCAAGGTCGCCGGCACCGACCAGGGCATCACCTCGCTCCAGATGGACATCAAGATCGAGGGCATCACCGAGGAGATCATGCGCGTCGCGCTTGGCCAGGCCAAGGAAGGGCGCATCCACATCCTCGGCGAGATGGCCAAGGCGCTGACCGCTGCGCGCGCCGAGCTCGGCGAATACGCGCCGCGCATCGAGACCTTCAAGATCCCGACCGACAAGATCCGCGAAGTGATCGGTACCGGCGGCAAGGTGATCCGCGAGATCGTCGAGAAGACCGGCGCCAAGGTCAACATCGAGGACGACGGCACCGTGAAGGTCGCTTCCAGCGACGGCGAAGCGATGAAGGCCGCGATCAAGTGGATCAAGTCGATCGCGTCCGAGCCGGAAGTCGGCCAGATCTATGACGGCACCGTCGTCAAGGTGATGGAGTTCGGCGCCTTCGTGAACTTCTTCGGATCCAAGGACGGCCTCGTCCACATCAGCCAGCTCGCGGCCAACCGCGTGCAGAAGACCACCGACGTCGTCAAGGAAGGCGACAAGGTCAAGGTCAAGCTGCTCGGCTTCGACGATCGCGGCAAGACCCGCCTGTCGATGAAGGTTGTCGACCAGACCACTGGCGAGGACCTCGAAGCCAAGCAGAAGGCCGCCGAAGGGCAGCAGGCTCCGCGCGAGGCGGCCGGCGAATAA
- the katG gene encoding catalase/peroxidase HPI, with protein sequence MDDTSKCPFSGGKRTPANRDWWPTQLSIEMLHKNSDLSDPMGKDFDYAKEFKSLDLNAVIKDLNALMTDSQEWWPADFGHYGGLMIRMAWHSAGTYRITDGRGGAGAGQQRFAPLNSWPDNANLDKARRLLWPIKQKYGRKISWADLMVLAGNVALESMGFKTFGFAGGRADVWEPEELYWGPEGTWLGDERYSGERQLAEPLGAVQMGLIYVNPEGPNGKPDPIAAAKDIRETFFRMAMNDEETVALIAGGHTFGKTHGAGDPSLVGPEPEAGALEDQGLGWKSRHGTGVGADAITGGPEVTWSQTPTKWSNHFFENLFNYEWELTKSPAGAQQWTAKGADAVIPDAYDKSKKHVPTMLTTDLSLRFDPAYEKISRRFYEHPDQFADAFARAWFKLTHRDMGPIQRYLGPLVPKETLIWQDPIPAVNHELVSEQDIASLKSKILASGLSVSELVSTAWASASTFRGSDKRGGANGARIRLSPQKDWEVNQPAQLSKVLGKLEAIQKEFNASAGAKKVSLADLIVLGGTAAVEKAAKDAGVDVKVSFTPGRMDASQEQTDVESFAPLEPRADGFRNYIGKKHQFLMPEEALVDRAQLLRLTGPELTVLVGGLRVLGANANGSKNGVFTSKPGTLTNDFFVNLLDMSTQWTPAGADGTYEGRDRKTNAVKWTGTRVDLIFGSHSQLRAFAEVYASSDAKQQFVKDFAKAWTKVMNLDRFDIVRS encoded by the coding sequence ATGGATGACACTTCGAAGTGCCCGTTTTCGGGCGGAAAACGCACGCCGGCGAACCGCGACTGGTGGCCAACTCAGCTCAGCATCGAGATGCTGCACAAGAATTCCGACCTGTCCGATCCGATGGGCAAGGACTTCGATTACGCCAAGGAGTTCAAGTCGCTCGATCTGAACGCCGTCATCAAGGACCTGAATGCGCTGATGACCGACTCGCAGGAGTGGTGGCCTGCGGACTTCGGTCACTACGGCGGCCTCATGATCCGCATGGCCTGGCACAGCGCGGGCACCTACCGCATCACCGATGGTCGCGGTGGCGCCGGCGCCGGTCAGCAGCGCTTCGCGCCGCTCAATAGCTGGCCCGACAACGCCAACCTCGACAAGGCGCGCCGATTGCTGTGGCCGATCAAGCAGAAGTACGGCCGCAAGATCTCCTGGGCCGACCTGATGGTGCTCGCCGGCAACGTCGCACTGGAGTCGATGGGCTTCAAGACGTTCGGCTTCGCCGGCGGCCGCGCCGACGTCTGGGAGCCGGAAGAACTTTACTGGGGTCCAGAAGGCACGTGGCTGGGCGATGAGCGCTACAGCGGCGAGCGCCAGCTTGCCGAGCCGCTCGGCGCGGTGCAGATGGGCCTGATCTACGTCAATCCGGAAGGGCCGAACGGCAAGCCAGATCCGATCGCCGCTGCAAAGGACATCCGCGAGACCTTCTTCCGCATGGCGATGAACGACGAGGAAACCGTCGCGCTGATCGCCGGCGGCCACACCTTCGGCAAGACCCACGGCGCGGGCGATCCCTCGCTTGTCGGACCGGAGCCTGAGGCCGGTGCACTCGAGGATCAGGGCCTCGGCTGGAAGAGCAGGCACGGCACCGGCGTCGGCGCCGACGCCATCACCGGCGGTCCGGAAGTCACCTGGTCGCAGACCCCGACCAAGTGGAGCAACCACTTCTTCGAGAACCTGTTCAATTATGAGTGGGAGCTCACGAAGAGCCCGGCGGGCGCGCAACAGTGGACGGCCAAGGGGGCCGATGCGGTCATTCCGGACGCCTACGACAAGTCCAAGAAGCATGTGCCGACCATGCTGACGACCGACCTCTCGCTGCGCTTCGATCCGGCCTATGAGAAGATCTCGCGGCGGTTCTACGAGCATCCCGATCAGTTCGCGGACGCATTCGCCCGCGCCTGGTTCAAGCTCACCCATCGCGACATGGGCCCGATCCAGCGCTATCTCGGCCCGCTGGTGCCGAAGGAGACACTGATCTGGCAGGATCCGATTCCGGCGGTGAATCACGAGCTGGTCAGCGAGCAGGACATCGCCTCACTGAAGTCGAAGATCCTGGCCTCGGGTCTTTCCGTCTCGGAGCTGGTCTCGACCGCCTGGGCATCGGCATCGACGTTCCGCGGCTCGGACAAGCGCGGCGGCGCCAACGGCGCGCGCATCCGCCTGAGCCCGCAGAAGGACTGGGAGGTGAACCAGCCGGCTCAGCTCTCGAAGGTGCTCGGCAAGCTCGAAGCGATCCAGAAGGAGTTCAATGCGTCGGCCGGCGCGAAGAAGGTTTCGCTCGCCGACCTGATCGTCCTCGGCGGCACCGCCGCGGTCGAGAAGGCCGCGAAGGATGCCGGCGTCGACGTGAAGGTCTCGTTCACGCCGGGTCGCATGGATGCCTCGCAGGAGCAGACCGACGTCGAGTCCTTCGCGCCGCTGGAGCCGCGGGCCGATGGTTTCCGCAACTACATCGGCAAGAAGCATCAGTTCCTGATGCCCGAAGAGGCTCTCGTCGATCGCGCGCAGCTCTTGAGGCTCACCGGGCCCGAACTGACCGTGCTCGTCGGCGGCCTGCGTGTGCTCGGTGCCAATGCGAATGGTTCGAAGAACGGCGTCTTCACCTCCAAGCCGGGGACGCTGACCAACGACTTCTTCGTCAACCTGCTCGACATGAGCACGCAATGGACGCCGGCCGGCGCTGACGGCACCTATGAAGGTCGCGACCGCAAGACCAACGCGGTCAAATGGACCGGCACGCGCGTCGACCTGATCTTCGGCTCGCACTCGCAGCTCCGCGCCTTCGCCGAGGTCTATGCCTCGTCGGACGCCAAGCAGCAGTTCGTCAAGGATTTTGCGAAGGCCTGGACCAAGGTGATGAACCTCGACCGGTTCGACATCGTCCGGTCCTGA
- a CDS encoding hydrogen peroxide-inducible genes activator → MINVTLRQLRYFDALARHGHFGRAAEACSISQPALSMQIKELEEALGGLLLERSARQVALTRFGEELAQRVRDILRSVDELGDFARASQDRFAGRLRIGMIPTIAPYLLPKITKNLTRMHPELDIRVRETMTPRLIQELVEGRLDTAIVALPVSEPSLTEVALFEEKFLLVRPGADEGTPVPSREMMREMRLLLLEEGHCFRDQALSFCNMQSAPPREMLDANSLSTLVQMVSAGIGVTLIPEMAVPVETRSASVSVAPFRDPQPSRTIGMVWRKTSPLARQLLQISEVVCLSAGKTRARPPVRIARA, encoded by the coding sequence ATGATCAACGTGACGCTGCGCCAGCTCCGATATTTCGACGCGCTGGCACGTCATGGCCATTTCGGGCGCGCGGCGGAGGCCTGCTCCATCTCGCAGCCGGCGCTATCGATGCAGATCAAGGAACTGGAGGAGGCGCTCGGCGGCCTGCTGCTGGAGCGCAGCGCCCGGCAGGTCGCGCTGACCCGGTTTGGCGAAGAGCTGGCGCAGCGCGTCCGCGACATTTTGCGCTCGGTCGATGAGCTCGGCGACTTCGCGCGGGCCTCGCAGGACCGGTTCGCCGGCCGCCTCCGCATCGGCATGATTCCGACCATCGCGCCCTACCTCCTGCCCAAGATCACCAAGAATCTCACGCGCATGCATCCCGAGCTCGACATCCGCGTGCGCGAAACTATGACGCCGAGGCTGATCCAGGAACTGGTGGAAGGCCGGCTCGACACCGCGATCGTCGCGCTGCCGGTGTCGGAGCCCTCGCTCACCGAAGTCGCACTTTTCGAGGAGAAGTTCCTGCTGGTCCGGCCGGGGGCAGACGAGGGAACACCTGTCCCCTCGCGGGAGATGATGCGGGAGATGCGGCTCTTGCTGCTCGAGGAGGGACATTGCTTCCGCGATCAGGCGCTATCGTTCTGCAACATGCAATCGGCGCCACCGCGGGAAATGCTGGATGCGAACTCCCTGTCGACACTGGTCCAGATGGTCAGCGCCGGCATCGGCGTCACCTTGATTCCGGAAATGGCCGTGCCGGTCGAGACTCGATCGGCCTCCGTCTCGGTCGCGCCGTTCCGCGACCCGCAGCCATCGCGCACCATCGGCATGGTCTGGCGCAAGACCAGTCCGCTGGCACGTCAATTGCTGCAGATCTCCGAAGTGGTCTGCCTGTCGGCCGGCAAGACGCGCGCGCGACCGCCCGTGCGCATTGCGCGGGCCTGA
- the rpsO gene encoding 30S ribosomal protein S15, translating into MSITADRKAEVIKTNATKAGDTGSPEVQVAILSERINNLTNHFKTHVKDNHSRRGLLKLVSTRRSLLDYLKKKDEARYKALLEKHNIRR; encoded by the coding sequence ATGTCGATTACCGCCGATCGCAAAGCGGAAGTCATCAAGACGAATGCCACCAAAGCCGGCGACACCGGCTCGCCCGAGGTTCAGGTCGCGATCCTTTCGGAACGCATCAACAACCTCACGAACCATTTCAAGACCCACGTGAAGGACAACCATTCGCGCCGCGGCCTCTTGAAGCTCGTGTCGACCCGCCGCTCGCTCCTCGACTACCTGAAGAAGAAGGACGAGGCGCGGTACAAGGCGCTGCTCGAGAAGCACAACATTCGTCGCTAA
- the rbfA gene encoding 30S ribosome-binding factor RbfA, whose translation MPRHHQKKSSTPGGSQRQLRVGEAVRHAMADILAQGSAHDADLEGHIITVPEVRMSPDLKLATIYVMPLGGRDTAVVIAALERNKKFLRGEVARRVNLKFAPDIRFRVDERFDEAERIEKLLRTPAVQRDLEQDPDSDREEEQ comes from the coding sequence ATGCCCCGCCACCATCAGAAAAAGAGCTCCACGCCCGGCGGCTCGCAGCGACAGTTGCGCGTCGGCGAAGCGGTTCGCCATGCGATGGCCGATATTCTGGCGCAAGGCAGTGCGCATGATGCGGACCTCGAAGGCCACATCATCACCGTGCCGGAGGTACGGATGTCGCCTGACCTGAAGCTCGCGACAATCTACGTGATGCCGCTCGGTGGCCGCGACACCGCGGTCGTCATTGCTGCGCTCGAGCGCAACAAGAAATTCCTGCGCGGCGAGGTCGCGCGGCGCGTTAACCTGAAATTTGCACCTGACATTCGCTTCCGCGTCGACGAGCGATTCGACGAAGCGGAACGGATCGAGAAGCTTTTGCGAACGCCTGCGGTGCAAAGAGACCTGGAACAGGATCCGGATTCGGATCGGGAAGAAGAACAATGA